The following is a genomic window from Candidatus Omnitrophota bacterium.
CGATCGCGTCGCTGCGGCAGGCGACGAGGCAGTCGGCGCAGCCGATGCATTTTTTCTCGTCGATGTGCGCTATTTTCTCCTTCGCTTCGCTCAGGACTTTGCCCTTCAATTCTATCGCCCCGGTCGGGCAATGGATGACGCACAGCCCGCAGCCGATGCACGCTTTCGCGTTGACGTTAGGTTTTATCGCGGAATGCTGCATCAGTTTCCCGGCGCGCGTCGCGAAACCCATCCCGATATTTTTTACCGCCGACGCCAGACCCGTGACCATGTGCCCGGTGACGTGGGAGAGGACAACTGCCGCGTCCGCGTCCGCGCAGGCCTTCGCTATCTTCACCGACTTAAAATGTTTTTTGTTGATCTTCACTTCAAAATCCTCGCCCGACCTCAGCCCGTCCGCGATGACGACCGGCGCGCCGCATACCTCGGGCGTAAAACCGTGCTCATAGGCGATGTTCGTGTGGTCGACAGCGTTCGACCTCGACCCTTTATACAGCGTATTCGAGTCGGTAAAAAACGGCTTGCCTTTAAGCGCGGATATCTCGTCGGCGACGAACCTAGCGTGGCGCGCGTCGACGTGTCCGGTATTGCCTTTGTCGCCGAAGGTCAATTTTATGGCGATGAGCGCGTCCTTTTTGAC
Proteins encoded in this region:
- a CDS encoding DUF362 domain-containing protein translates to MKPKVFFVKAKRDESLESIREKTRWLLENAGLKKIVKKDALIAIKLTFGDKGNTGHVDARHARFVADEISALKGKPFFTDSNTLYKGSRSNAVDHTNIAYEHGFTPEVCGAPVVIADGLRSGEDFEVKINKKHFKSVKIAKACADADAAVVLSHVTGHMVTGLASAVKNIGMGFATRAGKLMQHSAIKPNVNAKACIGCGLCVIHCPTGAIELKGKVLSEAKEKIAHIDEKKCIGCADCLVACRSDAIDISWSESSNNVQEKMAEFALGVMKDKEGKILFLSYAMKITKECDCLAKDDPAVAPDAGIFASTDPVAIDKASADVVNNAFKSDAFKKIWPHIDWEAQLRYGAEIGLGNLEYELIEMK